A region from the Microcella frigidaquae genome encodes:
- the rpoC gene encoding DNA-directed RNA polymerase subunit beta', translating to MLDAKTFDELRIGLATADDIRRWSHGEVKKPETINYRTLKPEKDGLFGEQIFGPSRDWECSCGKYKRVRFKGIVCERCGVEVTKSSVRRERMGHIELAAPVTHIWYFKGVPSRLGYLLDMAPKDLEKVIYFAAYMVISVDEEGRHADLPGLENELRLEIKTLEGQRDSAVAARLQKLETELAELEAEGAKADQKRKVKDAGEKEMAQLRKSFDEQIGQLERVWEDFRTLKVGDLKPEDAVFQELQDRYGLYFEAHMGAEAIKRRLEAFDLAAESELLHEQIATGKGQKKIRAIKRLKVVNSFLQTGNSPAAMVLDVVPVIPPELRPMVQLDGGRFATSDLNDLYRRVINRNNRLRRLLDLGAPEIIVNNEKRMLQEAVDALFDNGRRGRPVTGTGNRALKSLSDMLKGKQGRFRQNLLGKRVDYSGRSVIVVGPQLKLHQCGLPKLMALELFKPFVIKRLIDLGHAQNIKSAKRMVERSRPQVWDVLEEIIRERPVLLNRAPTLHRLGIQAFEPQLVEGKAIQLHPLVCAAFNADFDGDQMAVHLPLSVEAQAEARILMLASNNILKPSDGRPVTVPTQDMIIGLHHLTTVREGATGEGRAFSSVAEAIMAMDQGSLHLNATVRIRLYGEKFADGRELRETTLGRALFNEQLPADYPFVDAVADKGTISQIVNDLAERYPKTVVAATLDKVKDAGFYWATRSGVTVALSDVLSPPKKKQIVAEYEKKAAKIQSQFDKGLMTDDERRRELVELWTEGTKAVNDEMRANFPVDNTINRMVTSGARGNWLQVGNIAGMRGLVSNPRGEIIARPIINSYREGLSVAEYFIATHGARKGLADTALRTADSGYLTRRLVDVAQDVIIREEDCGTSKGLDFTIAHEIDGTWVRDDNVENLVFARTLAADAVNASGEVVAEAGADVGDVLIDTLVSAGVSEIKVRSVLTCESAVGVCAACYGRSLATGQRVDLGEAVGIIAAQSIGEPGTQLTMRTFHTGGSASAADITQGLPRVTELFEARTPKGASPIAESAGRIRIEDAGAQLKVILTPDNGDEEVAYTVSKRATLQVEDGQHVELGHQIFAGTVDPKEVLRVKGVRAVQQHLVEGVQGVYRSQGVPIHDKHLEVIVRQMLRKVTVVDHGETELLPGELVDRSRYNQINRAALAEGKKTASARQEVMGITKASLATESWLSAASFQETTRVLTQAAMEGKRDPLLGLKENVIIGKLIPAGTGLPAYRNVTVEATEEAKAERYPNRIFASDGDFSEADLSFVDFDTFSSDDFSGSGGTYS from the coding sequence ACAAGCGGGTCCGCTTCAAGGGCATCGTCTGTGAGCGCTGCGGCGTGGAGGTCACCAAGTCCTCCGTCCGCCGCGAGCGCATGGGCCACATCGAGCTCGCCGCCCCCGTGACGCACATCTGGTACTTCAAGGGTGTGCCGAGCCGCCTCGGCTATCTGCTCGACATGGCGCCGAAGGACCTCGAGAAGGTCATCTACTTCGCCGCCTACATGGTGATCTCGGTCGACGAGGAGGGTCGCCACGCCGACCTCCCCGGGCTCGAGAACGAGCTGCGCCTCGAGATCAAGACCCTGGAGGGCCAGCGCGACAGCGCCGTGGCCGCCCGCCTGCAGAAGCTCGAGACCGAGCTCGCCGAGCTCGAGGCCGAGGGCGCCAAGGCCGACCAGAAGCGCAAGGTCAAGGACGCCGGCGAGAAGGAGATGGCCCAGCTCCGCAAGTCGTTCGACGAGCAGATCGGCCAGCTCGAGCGCGTGTGGGAGGACTTCCGCACTCTCAAGGTGGGCGACCTCAAGCCGGAGGACGCCGTCTTCCAGGAGCTCCAGGACCGCTACGGCCTGTACTTCGAGGCCCACATGGGTGCCGAGGCCATCAAGCGCCGCCTCGAGGCCTTCGACCTCGCCGCCGAGAGCGAGCTGCTCCACGAGCAGATCGCGACCGGCAAGGGTCAGAAGAAGATCCGCGCCATCAAGCGCCTTAAGGTCGTCAACTCGTTCCTGCAGACCGGCAACTCGCCGGCTGCGATGGTGCTGGATGTCGTTCCGGTGATCCCGCCGGAGCTCCGGCCGATGGTGCAGCTCGACGGCGGCCGCTTCGCGACCTCCGACCTGAACGACCTGTACCGCCGCGTCATCAACCGCAACAACCGTCTGCGCCGCCTTCTCGACCTCGGGGCTCCCGAGATCATCGTCAACAACGAGAAGCGCATGCTGCAGGAGGCCGTCGACGCTCTGTTCGACAACGGCCGCCGCGGCCGCCCGGTCACGGGCACGGGCAACCGCGCGCTCAAGTCGCTCAGCGACATGCTCAAGGGCAAGCAGGGCCGGTTCCGTCAGAACCTGCTCGGCAAGCGCGTCGACTACTCGGGCCGTTCGGTCATCGTGGTCGGCCCGCAGCTCAAGCTGCACCAGTGCGGTCTGCCGAAGCTGATGGCGCTCGAGCTCTTCAAGCCCTTCGTCATCAAGCGCCTCATCGATCTGGGCCACGCGCAGAACATCAAGAGCGCCAAGCGCATGGTCGAGCGTTCGCGTCCACAGGTGTGGGACGTGCTCGAGGAGATCATCCGCGAGCGCCCCGTGCTGCTGAACCGCGCGCCCACCCTGCACCGTCTCGGCATCCAGGCCTTCGAGCCGCAGCTCGTCGAGGGTAAGGCCATCCAGCTGCACCCGCTCGTCTGCGCGGCGTTCAATGCCGACTTCGACGGCGACCAGATGGCCGTGCACCTCCCGCTGTCGGTGGAGGCTCAGGCCGAGGCCCGCATCCTGATGCTCGCCTCGAACAACATCCTCAAGCCGTCCGACGGCCGCCCGGTGACCGTGCCGACCCAGGACATGATCATCGGTCTGCACCACCTGACGACCGTGCGTGAGGGCGCCACCGGTGAGGGCCGCGCGTTCTCGTCGGTCGCCGAGGCGATCATGGCCATGGACCAGGGCTCGCTGCACCTCAACGCCACGGTGCGCATCCGCCTCTACGGCGAGAAGTTCGCCGACGGGCGCGAGCTGCGCGAGACCACGCTGGGTCGCGCGCTGTTCAACGAGCAGCTGCCGGCCGACTACCCGTTCGTCGACGCCGTCGCTGACAAGGGCACCATCTCGCAGATCGTCAACGACCTGGCCGAGCGGTACCCGAAGACGGTCGTGGCCGCGACCCTCGACAAGGTCAAGGACGCCGGCTTCTACTGGGCGACCCGATCGGGCGTCACGGTGGCGCTGAGCGACGTGCTCAGCCCTCCGAAGAAGAAGCAGATCGTCGCCGAGTACGAGAAGAAGGCCGCGAAGATCCAGTCGCAGTTCGACAAGGGCCTCATGACCGACGACGAGCGGCGTCGCGAGCTCGTCGAGCTCTGGACGGAGGGCACGAAGGCCGTCAACGACGAGATGCGCGCCAACTTCCCGGTCGACAACACCATCAACCGCATGGTCACCTCGGGCGCCCGAGGCAACTGGCTGCAGGTCGGCAACATCGCCGGTATGCGCGGTCTGGTGTCGAACCCGCGCGGTGAGATCATCGCCCGCCCGATCATCAACTCGTACCGCGAGGGCCTGTCGGTGGCGGAGTACTTCATCGCCACCCACGGTGCCCGCAAGGGTCTCGCCGACACCGCTCTGCGCACGGCCGACTCGGGCTACCTGACCCGTCGTCTGGTGGACGTGGCGCAGGACGTCATCATCCGCGAGGAGGACTGCGGCACGAGCAAGGGCCTCGACTTCACCATCGCGCACGAGATCGACGGCACCTGGGTCCGCGACGACAACGTCGAGAACCTGGTCTTCGCGCGCACGCTCGCCGCTGACGCGGTCAACGCGTCGGGCGAGGTCGTGGCCGAGGCCGGCGCCGACGTCGGCGACGTGCTCATCGACACCCTGGTGTCGGCGGGCGTCAGCGAGATCAAGGTCCGCTCGGTGCTCACGTGTGAGTCGGCTGTCGGCGTCTGCGCCGCCTGCTACGGCCGCTCGCTGGCCACCGGTCAGCGCGTCGACCTCGGCGAGGCGGTCGGCATCATCGCCGCCCAGTCGATCGGCGAGCCCGGCACCCAGCTCACCATGCGCACCTTCCACACCGGTGGTTCGGCCTCGGCGGCCGACATCACCCAGGGTCTGCCGCGCGTGACCGAGCTGTTCGAGGCCCGCACTCCGAAGGGGGCGAGCCCGATCGCCGAGAGCGCCGGTCGCATCCGCATCGAGGATGCGGGCGCCCAGCTGAAGGTGATCCTCACGCCCGACAACGGTGACGAGGAGGTGGCGTACACGGTCTCCAAGCGCGCCACTCTGCAGGTCGAGGACGGCCAGCACGTCGAGCTGGGCCACCAGATCTTCGCCGGCACCGTCGACCCGAAGGAGGTGCTGCGCGTCAAGGGCGTCCGCGCCGTGCAGCAGCACCTCGTCGAGGGCGTGCAGGGGGTCTACCGCTCGCAGGGTGTGCCGATCCACGACAAGCACCTCGAGGTCATCGTGCGCCAGATGCTGCGCAAGGTCACCGTCGTCGACCACGGCGAGACCGAGCTGCTGCCGGGTGAGCTGGTCGACCGCTCGCGGTACAACCAGATCAACCGTGCCGCGCTGGCCGAGGGCAAGAAGACCGCCTCGGCCCGCCAGGAGGTCATGGGTATCACCAAGGCGTCTCTCGCGACCGAGTCGTGGCTGTCGGCGGCCTCCTTCCAGGAGACCACCCGCGTGCTCACGCAGGCCGCGATGGAGGGCAAGCGCGACCCGCTGCTCGGCCTGAAGGAGAACGTGATCATCGGCAAGCTGATCCCGGCCGGTACCGGTCTGCCCGCGTACCGCAATGTGACGGTCGAGGCCACGGAGGAGGCGAAGGCGGAGCGCTACCCGAACCGCATCTTCGCGTCCGACGGCGACTTCAGCGAGGCCGACCTGTCGTTCGTCGACTTCGACACCTTCTCGAGCGACGATTTCAGCGGCTCGGGCGGCACCTACAGCTGA
- a CDS encoding IS110 family transposase, which produces MRIQRTSVGLDVHARSVVGCAIDEDTGEVIRHRFGYDPAAVLEWVRSLPQPAAVTYEAGPTGFALARLFTAAGIECLVAAPSKLQRPVGERVKTDARDAMHLARLLRLGEIVAVAVPTIEQETARDLVRAREDNRGELMAARHRLSKLLLRHGIIYDGKQAWTGAHDAWLRRQRFDHPGLQAAFDADYEAVQQVRARKDRLDAIIEQMAATSNYAPVVRRLGCLRGISTLTGFGLAVEIGNWERFTGSSIGAFVGLVPSEHSSGQSRSQGSITKTGNTHARRLLVEAAWHHRKPYRPGAVMQARWAAAPSLAVSRGDDGNRRLHQKWQHFTARKKRPTIANVAIARELAGWCWSLAVMPD; this is translated from the coding sequence TTGAGAATCCAGCGTACGAGCGTCGGTCTGGACGTGCACGCCCGCAGCGTCGTGGGATGCGCGATCGACGAGGACACTGGGGAAGTGATCCGTCACCGTTTCGGCTACGACCCCGCGGCAGTGCTGGAGTGGGTGCGGAGCCTGCCGCAGCCGGCAGCGGTGACGTATGAGGCCGGGCCGACCGGGTTCGCTCTGGCCCGCTTGTTCACCGCCGCAGGCATCGAGTGCCTCGTGGCGGCGCCGTCGAAGTTGCAGCGCCCGGTCGGGGAGCGAGTCAAGACCGACGCCAGGGACGCGATGCATTTGGCAAGACTGCTGCGACTGGGAGAGATCGTCGCGGTTGCCGTGCCCACGATCGAGCAGGAAACCGCACGCGACCTGGTGCGAGCACGAGAGGACAATCGGGGTGAGCTGATGGCTGCACGGCATCGGCTCTCGAAGCTGCTGTTGCGCCACGGGATCATCTATGACGGCAAGCAGGCGTGGACCGGCGCGCATGATGCCTGGCTGCGCCGGCAAAGGTTCGACCATCCCGGACTGCAGGCCGCGTTCGATGCCGACTACGAAGCAGTGCAGCAGGTGCGCGCCCGCAAAGACCGACTCGACGCGATCATCGAGCAGATGGCCGCGACCAGCAACTACGCGCCCGTGGTGCGACGCCTGGGGTGCTTGCGCGGGATCTCGACCTTGACCGGGTTCGGCCTCGCGGTCGAGATCGGCAACTGGGAGCGCTTCACCGGATCCAGCATCGGCGCGTTCGTCGGGCTGGTGCCCTCAGAGCACTCCTCCGGACAGTCACGCTCGCAAGGCTCGATCACCAAGACCGGCAACACTCACGCCCGCCGCCTGCTGGTCGAGGCCGCCTGGCATCACCGCAAACCCTATCGGCCCGGAGCGGTGATGCAGGCCCGGTGGGCTGCCGCGCCCAGCCTCGCCGTGTCCCGCGGCGACGACGGCAACCGGCGCCTGCATCAGAAATGGCAGCACTTCACCGCACGCAAGAAGCGGCCCACGATCGCGAACGTCGCCATCGCCCGCGAGCTCGCCGGCTGGTGCTGGTCCCTGGCTGTGATGCCCGACTGA
- a CDS encoding cryptochrome/photolyase family protein yields MPSTPSIVWLRDDLRVADNPALSAAVDRGGPVVVLYLLDEESPGARPLGGASRWWLHGSLAALAAELADRGAHLTLRRGAAGTVIPQLVAESGAGAVYWNRRYGALREVDAELKSRLRADGLDVQSFGASLLFEPWTITTGAGDPYKVFTPFWRACLAGDDPRAPLQPPERIEGLAVASDDLDTWALLPTRPDWAAGLRAAWTPGEQGAHARLEHFVEHGLPLYHRRDEPGIEATSRLSPHLRFGELSPHQVWARLRGPLAPAAIANRPKFLSEIGWREFSYSILFHQPSIATENVRRDFDAFPWQAPDPAVLEAWRRGMTGIPLVDAGMRQLWTSGWMHNRVRMIVASLLTKNLLIDWRVGEAWFWDTLVDADEASNAASWQWVAGSGADAAPYFRVFNPVLQAERFDPDQAYVRQWVPELGTGAYPRPIVDLAASRTAALAAYEVVKAAKQA; encoded by the coding sequence ATGCCCTCCACCCCCAGCATCGTGTGGCTGCGCGACGATCTGCGCGTCGCCGACAACCCCGCGCTGAGCGCGGCCGTCGATCGCGGTGGGCCCGTCGTCGTGCTGTATCTGCTCGACGAGGAGTCGCCGGGAGCCCGCCCGCTCGGCGGCGCGAGCCGCTGGTGGCTGCACGGCAGCCTCGCCGCTCTCGCGGCCGAGCTCGCCGACCGGGGCGCCCACCTCACGCTGCGACGCGGGGCGGCCGGAACGGTCATCCCGCAGCTCGTCGCCGAGAGCGGCGCGGGCGCCGTCTACTGGAACCGCCGGTATGGGGCGCTGCGCGAGGTGGATGCGGAGCTGAAGTCGCGCCTGCGCGCCGACGGCCTCGACGTGCAGAGCTTCGGGGCCTCGCTGCTGTTCGAGCCGTGGACCATAACCACCGGGGCCGGCGACCCCTACAAGGTCTTCACCCCGTTCTGGCGGGCGTGCCTCGCGGGCGACGACCCGCGCGCGCCCCTACAGCCCCCCGAGCGCATCGAGGGCCTCGCGGTGGCCAGCGACGACCTGGACACCTGGGCGCTCCTGCCCACCCGCCCCGACTGGGCGGCGGGGCTGCGCGCGGCCTGGACCCCAGGCGAGCAAGGTGCCCACGCTCGCCTGGAGCACTTCGTCGAGCACGGGCTGCCGCTCTACCACCGGCGCGACGAGCCCGGTATCGAGGCGACCAGCCGGCTCAGCCCGCACCTGCGCTTCGGCGAGCTGAGCCCGCACCAGGTGTGGGCGCGGCTGCGCGGTCCGCTCGCCCCGGCGGCGATCGCGAACCGGCCGAAGTTCCTCAGCGAGATCGGCTGGCGCGAGTTCTCGTACAGCATCCTCTTCCATCAGCCGTCGATCGCGACCGAGAACGTGCGCCGCGACTTCGACGCCTTCCCGTGGCAGGCACCCGATCCCGCCGTGCTCGAGGCCTGGCGGCGAGGCATGACGGGTATCCCGCTCGTCGATGCGGGCATGCGCCAGCTCTGGACCTCCGGCTGGATGCACAACCGGGTGCGCATGATCGTGGCTTCGCTGCTGACGAAGAACCTGCTCATCGACTGGCGGGTCGGCGAGGCGTGGTTCTGGGACACCCTGGTCGACGCCGACGAGGCCAGCAATGCGGCCAGCTGGCAGTGGGTCGCGGGGTCGGGGGCGGATGCGGCACCGTACTTCCGCGTCTTCAACCCCGTTCTGCAGGCCGAGCGGTTCGACCCCGACCAGGCCTACGTGCGGCAGTGGGTGCCCGAGCTCGGAACCGGGGCCTACCCGCGCCCGATCGTCGACCTCGCCGCCTCGCGCACCGCGGCACTGGCCGCGTACGAGGTCGTGAAGGCGGCGAAGCAGGCCTGA
- a CDS encoding EamA family transporter produces the protein MPPTPPEPTRAGPVNPVLLAVLAILSVQFGNALAGTLFAQAGPLGAAALRLVLAAVILLAVIRPRVAGWDRRTWFGVGMLGLGLGGMNVLIYLAIASIPIGVAVTIELLGPLAVAVAGTRRARDLLWVALAGAGVLLLGLERSDGGLALVGVLAAAGAAAFWALYIVASARLGPRARGVDALAVAMVVAALIVAPLGAAPATTAVAAVPWLLLAFIGIAIMTSVVPYVLEFIALKSMPTRVFGVLSSLGPAVAALAGLLVLGQLLSPVQLIAIAAVIAASVGAVLSGRRPPAVARPPA, from the coding sequence GTGCCCCCCACGCCCCCGGAGCCCACCCGCGCGGGGCCCGTGAACCCCGTGCTGCTCGCCGTCCTGGCGATCCTCAGCGTGCAGTTCGGCAACGCCCTCGCCGGCACCCTCTTCGCGCAGGCCGGTCCGCTCGGCGCCGCCGCGCTGCGTCTGGTGCTGGCGGCGGTGATCCTGCTCGCGGTCATCCGCCCCCGCGTGGCCGGGTGGGACCGTCGCACCTGGTTCGGGGTCGGGATGCTCGGCCTCGGCCTCGGCGGCATGAACGTGCTCATCTACCTCGCGATCGCGAGCATCCCGATCGGCGTGGCCGTGACGATCGAGCTGCTCGGCCCGCTCGCCGTCGCGGTCGCCGGCACGCGACGGGCGCGCGACCTGCTGTGGGTGGCTCTCGCCGGCGCCGGCGTCCTGCTCCTCGGGCTCGAGCGCTCCGACGGCGGGCTGGCCCTGGTGGGCGTGCTCGCCGCGGCGGGCGCCGCCGCATTCTGGGCGCTCTACATCGTGGCGTCGGCGCGGCTCGGGCCGCGCGCTCGCGGGGTCGACGCGCTCGCCGTCGCCATGGTCGTCGCCGCCCTCATCGTGGCGCCGCTCGGCGCGGCACCGGCAACGACCGCCGTCGCCGCGGTCCCCTGGCTGCTGCTCGCCTTCATCGGCATCGCCATCATGACCTCGGTCGTGCCCTACGTGCTCGAGTTCATCGCCCTGAAGTCGATGCCGACGCGCGTCTTCGGGGTGCTATCGAGCCTCGGGCCGGCGGTGGCCGCGCTTGCGGGGCTGCTCGTCCTCGGCCAGCTGCTCTCGCCCGTGCAGCTGATCGCCATCGCGGCCGTGATCGCGGCCAGCGTCGGAGCGGTGCTCAGCGGTCGGCGGCCCCCGGCGGTCGCCCGCCCGCCTGCATGA
- a CDS encoding PfkB family carbohydrate kinase — MIGRRALVVGDVIDDIIVVPEGPIRPDTDTTASITRHPGGSAGNTAAWLAWLGTPVDVVGRVAAGDVERHAAVFRALGATPHLQADAHRPTGTIVIVVGEETRTMLTDRGANAGLDAGAIDDALLRGAGVLHLTGYSLFDAFSLDDLAALTARARAAGATVTFDPGSTGFIADYGVERFRQALSHIDVLLPNLDEGRLLSGCDDRAAVVDALLEYCLAVVLTGGRDSVLVARRGDAVVEVPVAAQRAVDPTGAGDAFTAGLIDALLRGSTLVDAAGAGVRCAGVAVMQAGGRPPGAADR; from the coding sequence GTGATCGGTCGTCGCGCCCTGGTGGTCGGCGACGTGATCGACGACATCATCGTCGTGCCCGAGGGGCCGATCCGGCCCGACACCGACACGACGGCGAGCATCACGCGGCATCCGGGCGGCAGTGCGGGCAACACGGCCGCGTGGCTCGCCTGGCTGGGCACCCCGGTCGACGTGGTGGGCCGGGTCGCCGCGGGCGATGTCGAGCGTCACGCGGCGGTCTTCCGCGCGCTCGGCGCGACGCCGCATCTGCAGGCCGACGCCCACCGCCCCACGGGCACCATCGTGATCGTCGTCGGCGAGGAGACCCGGACGATGCTCACCGACCGCGGCGCGAACGCGGGTCTCGATGCGGGCGCCATCGATGATGCGCTGCTGCGGGGAGCGGGCGTGCTGCACCTCACCGGCTACAGCCTCTTCGACGCCTTCTCGCTCGATGACCTCGCCGCGCTCACCGCCCGAGCGCGGGCGGCAGGAGCGACGGTGACCTTCGACCCGGGCTCGACCGGCTTCATCGCGGACTACGGGGTCGAGCGGTTCCGCCAGGCGCTCTCGCACATCGACGTGCTGCTGCCGAACCTCGACGAGGGACGCCTGCTGTCGGGGTGCGACGATCGCGCGGCGGTCGTGGATGCCCTGCTCGAGTACTGCCTGGCCGTCGTGCTCACCGGCGGGCGAGATTCGGTGCTCGTCGCCCGCCGCGGTGATGCGGTTGTCGAGGTGCCGGTCGCGGCGCAGCGCGCGGTCGATCCGACCGGCGCCGGAGACGCCTTCACCGCCGGGTTGATCGACGCCCTGCTGCGCGGCTCGACGCTGGTCGACGCGGCGGGCGCCGGCGTGCGCTGCGCGGGTGTCGCCGTCATGCAGGCGGGCGGGCGACCGCCGGGGGCCGCCGACCGCTGA
- a CDS encoding pseudouridine-5'-phosphate glycosidase, with product MTILHLSDEVASALADARPVVALESTIISHGLPRPRNLEAAREFEAILRDQGVTPATIAVLDGVAHVGLDDEGVRRIAEEDLAKASVRDLPILAARAASGATTVAATAHLAAKAGIRVFATGGLGGVHRGASETFDESADLSTLAVTPITVVSAGVKSVLDIAATLERLETYSVPVVGLGTTIFPSFWLRESDFTLDWAVDSPEQVADVMAAHDALGHTQGIVVANPIPAEKAWQRDEHDRVLATAFAEAEAQGIRGKAVTPFLLGRIVELSDGRSLEVNLDLARNNVTVAGRIATAWAARAARA from the coding sequence GTGACCATTCTGCACCTCTCCGACGAGGTCGCCTCCGCCCTCGCGGATGCCCGCCCCGTCGTCGCTCTCGAGTCCACGATCATCAGCCACGGGCTGCCCCGGCCGCGCAACCTCGAGGCCGCGCGCGAGTTCGAGGCGATCCTGCGCGACCAGGGGGTCACCCCCGCCACGATCGCCGTGCTGGACGGCGTCGCCCACGTCGGGCTCGACGACGAGGGTGTGCGCCGCATCGCGGAGGAGGACCTCGCGAAGGCGAGCGTGCGCGACCTGCCGATCCTCGCGGCCCGCGCGGCGAGCGGCGCGACCACGGTCGCGGCCACCGCGCATCTCGCGGCCAAGGCGGGCATCCGGGTCTTCGCGACCGGCGGCCTCGGCGGCGTGCACCGCGGTGCGAGCGAGACCTTCGACGAGTCGGCCGACCTCTCGACGCTGGCCGTCACCCCGATCACGGTCGTGTCGGCGGGCGTGAAGAGCGTGCTCGACATCGCGGCGACCCTCGAGCGCCTCGAGACCTACTCGGTGCCGGTGGTCGGCCTCGGCACGACGATCTTCCCGAGTTTCTGGCTGCGCGAGAGCGACTTCACCCTCGACTGGGCGGTCGACAGCCCGGAGCAGGTCGCCGACGTCATGGCCGCGCACGACGCGCTCGGTCACACGCAGGGCATCGTGGTGGCGAATCCGATCCCGGCCGAGAAGGCGTGGCAGCGCGACGAGCACGACCGCGTGCTGGCGACCGCGTTCGCCGAGGCCGAGGCCCAGGGCATCCGCGGCAAGGCGGTCACGCCGTTCCTGCTCGGCCGCATCGTCGAGCTCAGCGATGGCCGCAGCCTCGAGGTGAACCTCGACCTCGCGCGCAACAACGTCACCGTGGCCGGCCGCATCGCCACCGCGTGGGCCGCCCGCGCGGCGCGGGCCTGA
- a CDS encoding LCP family protein: MSEPVRDRATRSLPTAAVRHGRQRRSRAITTILTTVAAALAVVMVSTVSVGAIAVAQLNANIDYVDLAVAEGQEERVIPTIGEWEGGFNVMLVGIDNDGKQGDAADRGGSVLNDVNILVHVAEDKQSAVAISFPRDLVVPIPSCPRPDGTSSFAMSAQPINVAYSYGGLGCVVLTVEALTGLTIPYAGTISFTGVARMSSAVGGVEVCVDGPINDRLTGLKFPAAGNYTVEGYQALAFLRTRYGVGDGSDLGRISSQQVYLSSLIRKVQNEGVLTDFTKLYGLAQVASSSMQLSRTLTPDAMVSMAQALRDIPTENIVFVQYPTRYGQAPPYLGKVEPLRDQAAAIFDRIKAGKPFTLDGDSTGVGSNLNPNAPSAEPTPEATPTEEPRPPKNGKVEPEPTAEPTVPPVGPTEEPDKVSGLQGQTAADFTCSRANN, translated from the coding sequence ATGTCGGAGCCGGTCCGCGATCGCGCGACGCGCTCGCTTCCGACGGCGGCCGTCCGTCACGGTCGGCAGCGCCGTTCGCGCGCCATCACGACGATCCTGACGACCGTCGCCGCCGCTCTCGCGGTGGTCATGGTGAGCACCGTCTCGGTCGGCGCGATCGCCGTCGCCCAGCTCAACGCGAACATCGACTACGTCGACCTCGCCGTGGCCGAGGGTCAGGAGGAGCGCGTCATCCCCACCATCGGTGAGTGGGAGGGCGGCTTCAACGTCATGCTCGTCGGCATCGACAACGACGGCAAGCAGGGCGACGCGGCCGATCGCGGTGGATCGGTGCTCAACGACGTGAACATCCTCGTCCACGTGGCGGAGGACAAGCAGTCGGCTGTCGCCATCAGCTTCCCGCGCGACCTCGTCGTGCCGATCCCGTCGTGCCCGCGCCCCGATGGCACGAGCTCGTTCGCCATGTCAGCGCAGCCCATCAACGTCGCCTACTCCTACGGAGGCCTGGGCTGCGTCGTCCTCACCGTCGAGGCCCTCACCGGGCTGACGATCCCGTACGCCGGCACCATCTCGTTCACCGGGGTCGCTCGCATGTCGTCGGCGGTCGGTGGCGTCGAGGTCTGCGTCGACGGCCCGATCAACGACCGTCTCACCGGCCTCAAGTTCCCCGCGGCGGGCAACTACACCGTCGAGGGCTACCAGGCGCTCGCGTTCCTTCGCACGCGCTACGGCGTCGGTGACGGCAGCGACCTCGGCCGTATCAGCTCGCAGCAGGTCTACCTCTCGTCGCTCATCCGCAAGGTGCAGAACGAGGGCGTGCTGACCGACTTCACGAAGCTGTACGGACTCGCGCAGGTCGCCAGTTCGTCGATGCAGCTCTCCCGTACGCTCACCCCGGACGCGATGGTGTCGATGGCCCAGGCCCTCCGCGACATCCCGACGGAGAACATCGTCTTCGTGCAGTACCCGACGCGCTACGGCCAGGCCCCGCCCTACCTCGGCAAGGTGGAGCCGCTGCGCGACCAGGCCGCGGCGATCTTCGACCGCATCAAGGCCGGCAAGCCGTTCACGCTCGACGGCGACAGCACGGGCGTCGGGTCGAACCTGAACCCGAACGCTCCCTCGGCGGAGCCGACGCCGGAGGCGACGCCCACCGAGGAGCCGCGGCCGCCGAAGAACGGCAAGGTCGAGCCCGAGCCGACGGCTGAGCCCACGGTGCCGCCCGTCGGGCCGACTGAGGAGCCCGACAAGGTGTCGGGCCTCCAGGGTCAGACCGCCGCCGACTTCACCTGCTCTCGCGCGAACAACTAG